A portion of the Luxibacter massiliensis genome contains these proteins:
- a CDS encoding flavodoxin family protein, with amino-acid sequence MKVLLVNGSPHKSGCTYTALDTVAESLNENGIDTDLMWIGNKPISGCIACKSCAKKNKCVFDDTVNEFLDIAGDYDGFVFGTPVHWGAASGAITSFLDRAFYEDLLSGGGRFHLKPAAAVVSARRAGTTATWDQINKYFALMQMPIISSRYWNIVHGATPEQVEKDEEGVQTMRILGKNMAFFLQCKEVAMKMGVAMPEPETVTFTNFIRD; translated from the coding sequence ATGAAAGTATTATTAGTGAATGGAAGCCCACATAAGTCAGGCTGTACTTACACAGCTCTGGATACGGTGGCAGAATCATTAAATGAGAACGGAATAGACACAGATTTGATGTGGATTGGAAATAAACCGATTTCCGGGTGCATTGCCTGCAAAAGCTGTGCAAAAAAGAACAAGTGTGTATTTGATGATACGGTCAATGAGTTTTTAGACATTGCGGGAGACTATGACGGATTTGTATTTGGTACGCCAGTCCACTGGGGAGCAGCCTCTGGTGCGATCACATCCTTCCTGGACCGGGCATTTTATGAGGATCTTTTGTCAGGCGGCGGAAGATTTCATCTGAAACCAGCCGCCGCAGTTGTGTCAGCGAGAAGGGCAGGAACGACCGCCACATGGGATCAGATTAATAAGTATTTTGCGTTGATGCAGATGCCGATTATTTCCTCAAGATATTGGAATATTGTGCATGGGGCGACGCCTGAGCAGGTTGAAAAGGATGAAGAAGGCGTACAGACGATGCGGATTCTGGGAAAGAATATGGCATTTTTCCTACAGTGCAAGGAAGTGGCTATGAAAATGGGTGTTGCCATGCCGGAACCGGAAACAGTAACGTTTACAAATTTTATCAGGGATTAA
- a CDS encoding iron-containing alcohol dehydrogenase → MNNFIFENATKVYFGKGCVKEYLSSLTGKYGSKILLAYGGGSIKKNGIYEEVTEILKRTGNTVIEFSGIMANPTYEKVLEGARLAKENEVNLILGIGGGSVMDCCKAVSMAAATEKDIWENYWAAPGIVDFEPVPLGVIVTVAGTGSECNGGAVITNEKQKIKTGRDYPKCNPRFALIDPTYTYSVPKNQMVSGGFDILSHIMETYFSEPNEDNVSDDISEALMRSVIRNLRAAIQNPEDYTARSNLLWASTMAENRIIKLGKKCDFECHQMEHQLGAYTDCNHGQGLAVLHPVYYRHIYQNGLPKFVNFAKNVWQIPGEGKSDEEIAAEGISALTAFIREIGLPGTLKELGVKKEMLKEIADTCNISAGSYKKMTPEEILDIFRECYE, encoded by the coding sequence GTGAACAATTTTATTTTTGAAAATGCGACAAAAGTGTATTTTGGAAAAGGCTGTGTCAAAGAGTATCTTTCCAGTCTGACCGGGAAATATGGAAGTAAAATTCTGCTGGCTTACGGTGGCGGTTCCATCAAGAAAAATGGAATCTATGAAGAAGTGACAGAGATTCTGAAAAGAACAGGAAATACAGTGATTGAATTTTCCGGTATCATGGCGAATCCTACTTACGAAAAGGTGCTGGAGGGAGCAAGGCTTGCAAAAGAAAACGAAGTGAATTTAATTTTAGGTATTGGCGGCGGTTCCGTAATGGATTGCTGTAAAGCTGTCTCCATGGCAGCAGCTACGGAGAAAGACATTTGGGAAAACTACTGGGCAGCGCCGGGAATCGTTGATTTTGAACCCGTACCACTGGGAGTCATCGTGACAGTGGCAGGAACAGGCAGTGAGTGCAATGGCGGTGCAGTGATTACGAATGAAAAGCAGAAGATTAAGACCGGAAGAGATTATCCAAAATGTAATCCGAGATTTGCTTTGATTGATCCGACATACACCTACAGTGTTCCGAAGAATCAGATGGTGTCAGGCGGCTTTGATATTCTATCACACATTATGGAAACGTACTTCAGTGAACCCAATGAGGACAATGTATCAGACGACATTTCAGAGGCGTTAATGAGAAGTGTCATCCGTAATCTTCGGGCAGCTATTCAAAATCCGGAGGACTACACTGCAAGGAGCAATCTGCTCTGGGCATCTACCATGGCGGAGAACCGGATCATTAAACTGGGAAAGAAATGTGATTTTGAATGTCACCAGATGGAACATCAACTTGGGGCATATACAGACTGTAATCATGGACAGGGACTTGCGGTTCTGCACCCCGTTTATTACCGTCATATCTATCAAAACGGACTTCCGAAGTTTGTGAACTTTGCAAAAAACGTATGGCAGATTCCGGGAGAGGGAAAAAGCGACGAGGAAATAGCAGCGGAAGGAATTTCCGCATTGACGGCGTTTATCAGAGAGATTGGACTGCCGGGTACGTTGAAAGAACTTGGCGTAAAAAAAGAAATGTTAAAGGAAATTGCAGATACCTGCAATATATCAGCGGGAAGTTACAAGAAAATGACTCCGGAAGAAATACTGGATATCTTCCGGGAATGTTATGAATAA
- a CDS encoding flavodoxin, translated as MKKLTALCMGLIMVISLAACGKSDTPKASETESSNAEETQVSEPESTESSETENETGQATGSNTLVVYFSMPETTDPDESKMTQEEDNSVVVIDGEVLGNTQYVAYVIEENTGADIFRIEPETPYPTDHDTLVDLASDEQAEDARPAIKDQIENFEQYDTVFVGYPNWWGDMPMILYSFFDEYDFSGKTIIPFNTHGGSGFSGTISTIEELEPNATVNEDGFTVSRNNVQDAEPDILTWLSGLGY; from the coding sequence ATGAAAAAATTGACAGCATTATGTATGGGATTGATTATGGTGATAAGTCTTGCAGCTTGTGGAAAAAGCGATACGCCGAAAGCATCTGAAACGGAATCATCCAACGCAGAGGAAACACAGGTGTCCGAACCGGAAAGTACAGAATCTTCGGAAACAGAAAATGAAACGGGGCAGGCAACGGGAAGTAATACGCTGGTGGTCTATTTCTCTATGCCGGAGACGACAGATCCGGACGAGAGTAAGATGACGCAGGAAGAGGATAACAGTGTTGTTGTGATTGATGGAGAGGTACTTGGAAATACCCAGTATGTTGCCTATGTCATTGAGGAAAATACGGGAGCTGACATCTTCCGGATTGAGCCGGAAACCCCATATCCTACAGACCATGATACTTTAGTAGATTTAGCTTCAGATGAACAGGCAGAAGATGCACGTCCGGCAATCAAAGACCAGATTGAAAATTTTGAACAATACGACACCGTTTTTGTGGGTTATCCGAACTGGTGGGGAGATATGCCGATGATTCTTTATTCATTTTTTGATGAGTATGATTTTTCGGGGAAAACCATTATTCCGTTTAATACGCATGGAGGCAGCGGATTCTCAGGCACCATTAGTACAATCGAGGAACTGGAACCAAACGCTACGGTCAATGAGGACGGTTTTACCGTATCACGAAACAATGTGCAGGATGCCGAGCCAGATATTTTGACCTGGTTAAGCGGGCTTGGCTATTAG
- the tnpB gene encoding IS66 family insertion sequence element accessory protein TnpB (TnpB, as the term is used for proteins encoded by IS66 family insertion elements, is considered an accessory protein, since TnpC, encoded by a neighboring gene, is a DDE family transposase.) — protein sequence MLGDISGLEKIYIVCGYTDMRKSIDGLCAVIEDQLKMDPSSSALFLFCGRRRDRIKALFREPDGFVLIYKRLSVRGGYQWPRKQSEVRNLSWREFDWLMSGIDIDQPKALKAE from the coding sequence ATGTTAGGGGATATCTCCGGACTTGAAAAGATCTACATTGTCTGCGGCTACACCGATATGCGGAAGTCCATTGACGGACTCTGTGCCGTTATCGAGGACCAGCTTAAGATGGATCCCTCGTCCAGTGCTCTCTTCCTTTTCTGCGGAAGAAGACGGGACAGGATCAAAGCCTTGTTCCGTGAACCGGACGGCTTCGTTCTGATCTATAAGCGGCTGTCTGTCCGCGGCGGCTATCAATGGCCCAGGAAGCAGTCGGAAGTCCGGAACCTTTCCTGGCGGGAGTTTGACTGGCTGATGTCCGGGATCGATATTGACCAGCCCAAAGCCCTCAAAGCAGAGTAA
- a CDS encoding alpha/beta hydrolase, with translation MARKNRWKYKGIMLYAAVWLILALTACGSTENTAETLQEEQPDTAGEDFINTEYFTESSTVGEVTSDEAFGDYGRLLFPVDLSISEDMTLKEVSSSSVYLWYSQIQPEKTVEILNDLKQQSLAGEQIFYSIYTEEEMEEDSSKRNTGLFFFRGEPGKEFAVTNAGGGFYYVGAMHDSFPHALELSKNGYNAFALIYRPDAPYEDLAQAIAYIYDNADKLQVNPENYSLWGGSAGARMAAVLGNEDYLQQLTGRTDIPQVAAVIMQYTGYSEVSETDAPTYANVGDQDGIASWRTVQQRISSLERMGIPTEFHVYEGLGHGFGIGTDTVAEGWMTDAVSFWEDQMKKGDE, from the coding sequence ATGGCCAGAAAAAACAGATGGAAATACAAAGGCATTATGCTATATGCGGCAGTATGGCTGATTCTGGCGTTGACTGCTTGTGGAAGTACGGAAAATACGGCGGAAACATTGCAGGAAGAGCAGCCGGATACAGCAGGGGAGGATTTTATCAATACAGAATACTTTACAGAAAGTTCTACGGTAGGGGAAGTGACCTCAGATGAGGCGTTTGGCGATTACGGACGTTTGCTGTTTCCGGTGGACTTATCTATATCAGAGGATATGACACTGAAAGAAGTGAGTAGCAGCAGTGTGTATCTGTGGTACTCACAGATACAGCCGGAGAAAACCGTGGAGATTTTAAATGATTTAAAGCAGCAGTCCCTGGCCGGAGAACAGATTTTTTATTCCATTTATACAGAAGAGGAAATGGAAGAGGATTCGTCTAAAAGAAATACCGGACTTTTCTTTTTCCGTGGAGAGCCGGGAAAGGAGTTTGCAGTTACCAATGCCGGAGGCGGATTTTATTATGTGGGAGCGATGCATGACAGCTTTCCACACGCCTTGGAATTGAGTAAAAATGGTTACAATGCTTTCGCACTGATTTACCGACCGGATGCTCCATATGAAGATCTTGCCCAGGCGATTGCATATATCTATGATAATGCGGATAAATTGCAGGTGAATCCGGAAAATTATTCCCTGTGGGGCGGTTCAGCCGGGGCGAGAATGGCGGCAGTTCTTGGAAACGAGGACTATCTGCAGCAGCTTACCGGGAGAACAGACATCCCTCAGGTAGCGGCGGTTATTATGCAGTATACCGGGTATTCGGAGGTTTCAGAAACGGATGCGCCTACGTATGCAAACGTGGGGGATCAGGATGGGATTGCGAGCTGGAGAACGGTTCAGCAGAGGATAAGTTCCCTGGAGCGCATGGGGATTCCCACAGAATTTCATGTATATGAGGGACTGGGCCATGGGTTTGGCATTGGCACGGATACAGTGGCGGAAGGCTGGATGACAGATGCGGTGTCCTTTTGGGAAGACCAGATGAAAAAAGGAGATGAATGA
- a CDS encoding aldo/keto reductase, with translation MEYRKLGKDLKVSAVGLGCMGFSHASGEPVDNEAAVKILRQAYEMGYDFFDTAEAYTGYFPDGTVSCNEELVGKAVKDVRHKVVIATKMGVTHNEDLSLTLDSRPETIRKSVEGSLKNLNTDYIDLYYQHRIDPKVEPEVVAQTMAQLIKEGKIRAWGISETTEEYLRRANAVCPVAAVENRYSMMARWHETLFPVCEELNIAYVAFSPMANGFLTGKYTPQTKFEGSKDYRTGMPQYTKEGYEKAKELLDMLKGLAEEKNATMGQLSLAWMICKKPYIIPIPGSRKPERLRENLEAGEIVLTQEEVALIDEKLNVMEFEVFGGHPTK, from the coding sequence ATGGAATACCGCAAATTAGGAAAAGATTTAAAGGTTTCAGCAGTAGGGCTTGGCTGCATGGGATTTTCCCATGCCAGCGGAGAGCCGGTTGACAACGAGGCGGCTGTTAAAATACTGCGGCAGGCTTACGAGATGGGATATGATTTTTTTGACACTGCAGAGGCGTATACGGGATATTTCCCGGATGGCACCGTTTCCTGCAATGAGGAACTGGTAGGAAAAGCAGTAAAAGATGTGCGTCATAAAGTTGTCATTGCCACAAAAATGGGTGTCACACACAACGAAGATTTATCTCTGACTTTAGACAGCCGCCCGGAAACAATCCGAAAAAGTGTGGAAGGAAGTCTGAAAAACCTGAACACCGATTACATTGATTTATACTACCAGCACCGGATTGATCCGAAGGTAGAGCCGGAGGTGGTGGCACAGACGATGGCACAGCTTATTAAAGAAGGAAAAATCCGTGCCTGGGGCATTTCCGAAACAACGGAGGAATATCTCCGGCGGGCAAATGCTGTATGTCCGGTTGCTGCTGTGGAGAACCGTTACTCTATGATGGCAAGATGGCATGAAACTCTGTTTCCGGTATGTGAAGAGCTGAATATTGCGTATGTGGCATTTTCTCCTATGGCAAATGGATTCCTGACCGGAAAGTATACGCCACAGACGAAGTTTGAGGGCAGCAAGGATTACCGCACCGGAATGCCTCAGTATACCAAAGAGGGCTACGAAAAGGCGAAGGAATTACTGGATATGCTAAAGGGACTGGCAGAAGAAAAAAATGCTACCATGGGACAGCTATCTCTGGCATGGATGATTTGCAAAAAGCCTTATATCATACCGATTCCAGGTTCCAGAAAGCCGGAAAGACTCCGGGAAAATCTGGAGGCGGGGGAGATTGTTCTGACGCAGGAGGAAGTAGCGCTGATTGATGAAAAACTGAACGTTATGGAATTTGAGGTGTTCGGCGGTCATCCGACCAAATAA
- a CDS encoding flavodoxin family protein: protein MQKTTTILFINGSPNKEGNTAALADRLLSGKAYETLNLTDYKIYSYGQNFQDDQFEEVLSRMKEAETIVIGSPLYWHNICGSVRNLLDRFYGPVSSGELSGRKLYFLFQGAAPEKWMLEAGEYTMKRFAKLYGMEYAGMATSGREAAALADHI, encoded by the coding sequence ATGCAGAAAACGACAACGATTCTTTTTATAAACGGAAGTCCCAATAAGGAGGGAAACACTGCCGCTCTTGCAGACAGGCTGCTGTCTGGAAAAGCGTATGAAACCTTAAATCTGACGGATTATAAAATCTACAGTTATGGTCAGAACTTTCAGGACGACCAGTTTGAGGAAGTCCTTTCACGGATGAAAGAGGCGGAAACGATCGTAATTGGCTCTCCGCTATACTGGCATAATATCTGCGGTTCCGTCCGAAATCTTCTGGACCGATTTTATGGCCCGGTAAGTTCGGGAGAACTTTCCGGCAGAAAATTATATTTTCTGTTTCAGGGAGCGGCTCCGGAAAAGTGGATGCTGGAAGCAGGAGAATATACGATGAAGCGATTTGCAAAGCTTTATGGCATGGAATATGCAGGTATGGCAACAAGCGGAAGGGAAGCGGCTGCGCTGGCAGACCATATATAA
- the tnpC gene encoding IS66 family transposase: MASSAKDIQLRELKDTVSQLKTMVSEQTELIRSLRLIIDEKSSHEKALQEQVDYLTKKLFGSSSEKRSDDIPGQQNLFDEAEVEEDPSLLEVETVIKEHTRKKKATHEDLFKGLKVEKVVIPLPEEEQICPVCGTQMVLIGEEYVRRELEFIPATCKVIEYYSQSYGCPSCKEGLGDTEKPVIIKSQVPAALVGKGPASASTVAWTMYQKYANGLPLYRQEKDWKQYGAQISRTTLANWIIYCSQNYFQPMYDYFHRELLKRSFAMADETRVQVLKEEGRQAQTQSFMWLFRSGEDGLPAIILYGYSPTRSGSHAREFLEGYSGYLETDGYQGYNNLPRIRRCSCWAHIRRYFIDAVPKGKQYDYSQPAVQGVQYCNRLFAIEDSINKKYPGDYEKRKQLRLEKEKPVLEAFWSWLDQQKPVRNTRMDKAVNYVLNRRDTAETYLEDGRCSFTNNLSENAIRPFAVGRKNWLFSNSVDGANASAVVYTMVEMAKAYDLNIYGYLKFLLEHRPSKDMTDEQLAELAPWSEKLQSIKNRM; this comes from the coding sequence ATGGCTTCCAGTGCAAAAGATATCCAGCTCAGAGAGCTGAAAGATACGGTATCACAACTGAAAACAATGGTATCCGAACAGACTGAACTGATCCGATCTCTCCGTCTTATCATTGACGAAAAATCCAGTCACGAGAAAGCGCTTCAGGAACAGGTAGATTATCTGACCAAAAAGCTTTTCGGCTCATCCAGCGAAAAAAGATCCGATGATATTCCGGGACAACAGAACCTTTTCGATGAAGCGGAAGTGGAAGAGGATCCATCCCTGCTGGAAGTAGAAACTGTGATCAAGGAACATACCCGTAAAAAGAAGGCAACCCACGAGGATCTCTTCAAAGGCCTGAAGGTTGAAAAAGTAGTGATCCCTCTTCCCGAAGAAGAACAGATCTGTCCGGTATGCGGCACACAGATGGTCCTGATCGGTGAGGAGTATGTCCGCCGGGAACTGGAATTCATTCCTGCCACCTGTAAAGTGATCGAATACTACAGCCAGAGTTACGGATGTCCATCCTGCAAGGAAGGACTCGGCGATACGGAAAAGCCTGTGATCATAAAGTCTCAGGTTCCGGCGGCTCTGGTTGGGAAAGGTCCTGCCTCAGCATCCACTGTTGCATGGACCATGTACCAGAAGTATGCCAACGGGCTTCCCCTTTACCGGCAGGAAAAAGACTGGAAGCAGTATGGGGCTCAGATCAGCCGGACCACCCTTGCCAACTGGATCATCTACTGTTCGCAGAACTATTTCCAGCCGATGTATGATTACTTTCATCGGGAGCTGCTGAAGCGCAGTTTTGCAATGGCAGATGAGACACGGGTCCAGGTGTTAAAAGAGGAAGGGCGCCAGGCCCAGACCCAGTCGTTCATGTGGCTGTTCCGAAGCGGCGAGGATGGACTTCCGGCGATCATCCTGTATGGCTATTCCCCTACCAGGAGTGGCAGCCATGCAAGGGAGTTTCTGGAAGGCTACAGCGGATACCTGGAAACGGATGGATATCAGGGATACAACAATCTTCCGAGGATCAGACGCTGCTCTTGTTGGGCGCATATCCGTCGATACTTTATCGACGCCGTTCCCAAAGGAAAACAGTATGACTACAGCCAGCCGGCAGTGCAGGGCGTCCAGTACTGCAACCGGTTGTTCGCCATTGAGGACTCCATTAACAAAAAGTATCCCGGTGATTATGAAAAGCGGAAGCAGCTGCGTCTCGAGAAGGAAAAACCCGTTCTGGAGGCTTTCTGGTCGTGGCTCGATCAGCAGAAGCCCGTCCGGAATACCCGGATGGATAAAGCCGTGAATTACGTTCTTAACCGACGTGATACAGCGGAGACTTATCTGGAAGACGGACGGTGCAGCTTTACCAATAATCTCAGTGAGAATGCAATTCGTCCATTCGCAGTAGGCCGGAAGAACTGGCTCTTCAGCAATTCCGTTGACGGAGCGAATGCCAGTGCGGTAGTCTACACAATGGTTGAGATGGCAAAAGCATACGATCTGAATATTTATGGATATCTTAAATTTTTACTGGAGCACCGGCCAAGTAAAGATATGACCGATGAACAGCTGGCAGAGCTGGCACCTTGGAGTGAAAAACTCCAATCTATCAAAAATCGCATGTGA
- a CDS encoding DUF4405 domain-containing protein: MSKKAIIKILIDIGMTISLMFLMAFELVGREAHEWIGMAMFVLFLVHHALNLTWTKNIRRGTYTPFRILQLLLVCLILISMMASMVSGIVLSRYIFSAVQVRGFRSIARVIHMLAAYWGYVLMSLHLGIHWRVMMGMAGRMAKRKSKARTWVLKSIGILIAGYGIFAFMKRDFGSYMLLQIDFVFYDFEEPLVLYLLDYLAIMGGFVWLGHYISHGMNKIRLNAKKKVG; this comes from the coding sequence ATGAGTAAAAAAGCAATCATAAAAATTTTGATCGATATTGGAATGACCATTTCCCTTATGTTTCTTATGGCATTTGAACTGGTTGGCAGGGAGGCACACGAATGGATTGGAATGGCTATGTTTGTTCTCTTTCTTGTACATCATGCACTGAATCTTACATGGACGAAAAATATCCGCAGAGGAACCTATACGCCATTTCGGATTCTTCAGCTTTTACTGGTTTGCCTGATCCTCATTTCCATGATGGCTTCTATGGTTAGCGGTATTGTTCTTTCCAGATATATATTTTCCGCTGTGCAGGTCAGGGGATTCCGTAGTATTGCACGAGTGATTCATATGCTGGCAGCATACTGGGGATATGTTTTGATGTCTTTGCATCTGGGGATTCACTGGCGGGTGATGATGGGAATGGCAGGACGTATGGCAAAGAGGAAATCCAAAGCCCGAACATGGGTGCTAAAAAGTATTGGCATTCTGATTGCCGGATATGGAATCTTTGCGTTTATGAAAAGAGATTTTGGTTCTTATATGCTGTTACAAATAGATTTTGTGTTTTATGACTTTGAGGAACCGCTTGTGCTGTATTTGCTGGACTATCTGGCGATTATGGGAGGATTTGTCTGGTTGGGGCATTATATATCCCATGGTATGAATAAAATCAGATTAAATGCTAAGAAGAAGGTGGGATAG
- a CDS encoding LysR family transcriptional regulator: MLYNPQLDTFLCVVESGSFNKAAEKLYISAPAVIKQINSLEGSLKLQLFDRTHRGLVVTKAGKSLYQDTKYIVQYCRESVNRASNAMLNETEVIRVGISPMTPPQVFVDLWPKIQKQYPNMKFQLVPFENTPENAKEILANLGQNIDVVAGIFDDTMLNVRKCRGIEILKEPFCCAVSIHHRLAGKEKLTIPDLYGETLMLMHRGWSNYVDRLRDDLWKNHPQIQIEDFELYNVEIFNRCENSQDVLLAIQSWSSIHPLMRMIPVEWNYSIPFGLLYATEPSEKVRKVLKGIKKAVEL, translated from the coding sequence ATGTTATACAACCCTCAGCTTGATACTTTTCTCTGTGTGGTAGAGTCCGGGAGCTTTAACAAGGCTGCCGAAAAACTATATATTTCTGCGCCCGCAGTTATTAAGCAGATTAATTCTCTGGAAGGGAGTTTAAAACTGCAGCTTTTTGACCGGACACACCGGGGGCTTGTGGTGACAAAGGCAGGGAAGTCACTGTATCAGGATACAAAATATATTGTGCAGTATTGCCGGGAATCTGTGAATCGTGCGTCAAATGCGATGCTGAATGAGACCGAAGTCATCCGGGTTGGAATCTCCCCCATGACACCGCCGCAGGTATTTGTAGATCTATGGCCGAAGATACAGAAGCAATACCCAAACATGAAATTTCAACTGGTTCCCTTTGAAAATACACCGGAAAATGCAAAAGAAATTTTAGCAAATCTGGGGCAGAACATTGATGTGGTAGCAGGGATTTTTGATGATACCATGCTGAATGTACGAAAATGCAGGGGAATCGAAATCCTAAAAGAACCGTTCTGCTGTGCGGTTTCCATCCATCACAGGTTAGCTGGAAAAGAAAAGCTGACGATTCCGGATTTGTATGGAGAAACGCTGATGTTGATGCACCGGGGATGGAGCAACTATGTGGATCGTTTGAGAGATGATCTTTGGAAAAATCATCCGCAGATTCAGATTGAGGATTTTGAACTTTATAACGTAGAAATTTTTAACCGCTGTGAAAACAGCCAGGATGTGCTGCTTGCAATTCAAAGCTGGTCCAGCATTCATCCTCTGATGCGCATGATTCCGGTGGAATGGAACTACAGCATACCCTTTGGACTTTTATACGCCACAGAACCATCGGAAAAGGTGAGAAAAGTCTTAAAGGGGATAAAAAAAGCGGTGGAGTTATAA
- the tnpA gene encoding IS66 family insertion sequence element accessory protein TnpA, whose protein sequence is MAGTRKARVPMAEQIRLINECRQSGMTDADWCRENDIAVSTFYNWVSRCRKAAADQIPAANYGHSPVPRPKQDVVPIDIVPDHIPEQHTASQMLNSHLDNSHTIEVAMKDITVHISNDADPVLLTRIFRLIQEISC, encoded by the coding sequence ATGGCAGGTACTCGCAAAGCCCGTGTTCCGATGGCGGAACAGATCAGGCTTATCAATGAATGCCGCCAGAGCGGCATGACAGATGCTGACTGGTGCCGTGAAAACGACATTGCAGTAAGCACCTTTTACAACTGGGTCAGCCGTTGCCGGAAAGCGGCAGCGGATCAGATCCCAGCAGCGAATTATGGTCATTCTCCGGTTCCCCGCCCGAAACAGGACGTGGTCCCCATTGACATTGTTCCGGATCACATCCCGGAACAGCATACAGCATCACAGATGCTAAACTCGCACCTTGACAATTCACATACGATCGAAGTTGCCATGAAGGATATCACAGTCCACATCAGCAATGATGCAGATCCGGTCCTGCTCACCAGGATATTCCGCCTGATTCAGGAGATCTCATGTTAG
- a CDS encoding flavodoxin yields the protein MKKSRTVFLCLVLTGLLLMGCGKNPADETPQIATDSEESVNQDESNVLIAYFGRWGNTDFPDGIDASTSASIVIGKDNNLQGTTEYVASMIQEYMGGTLHLIQTADTYPADYDAVVDQNHQEQADGSMPELSTVVENMDQYEIVFIGYPIWATTIPRPVISFIEQYDLSGKIIIPFCTHGGYGSGSSYTEIENLLPDSEILDGFAVEAEQIDSAEQELENWLDNLDVI from the coding sequence ATGAAAAAAAGCAGAACTGTGTTTCTTTGCCTGGTACTGACAGGGCTGCTGCTAATGGGGTGCGGCAAAAATCCGGCAGATGAAACACCACAAATAGCAACAGATTCAGAAGAATCTGTGAATCAGGATGAAAGTAATGTTCTAATTGCATATTTTGGCCGATGGGGAAACACAGATTTTCCGGATGGGATAGACGCATCTACATCAGCGAGTATTGTAATCGGAAAAGATAACAATCTGCAGGGAACGACAGAGTATGTGGCCTCAATGATTCAGGAGTATATGGGAGGTACCCTTCATCTCATACAGACAGCAGACACTTATCCGGCGGATTACGATGCAGTCGTAGACCAGAACCATCAGGAGCAGGCCGATGGCAGTATGCCGGAATTATCAACTGTGGTTGAAAATATGGATCAGTATGAAATTGTCTTTATTGGTTATCCCATATGGGCAACTACCATACCGCGGCCAGTGATTTCTTTTATAGAGCAGTATGATTTATCAGGGAAAATAATCATTCCATTCTGTACACATGGTGGATATGGCAGCGGCAGCAGTTATACAGAAATTGAGAATCTCTTGCCTGATTCAGAGATACTGGATGGTTTTGCAGTCGAGGCAGAGCAGATAGATTCAGCCGAGCAGGAATTGGAAAATTGGCTGGACAATCTGGATGTAATATAA